The sequence TTAcgcctaacgtttaaaattgtgcaattttatccctaattttggaagccaaaagcaattttaccccctaacattgataaattgggtcaatttgagaaataatttatcaaactgtcttctcggtaatgaatcttgttatctacactttgacttgctttattttatcagtaacaaatcacaaacatatgttgggatgtgaataaaatattaaaaataaactgtcttttgtacgaattagacaaaaaaatcaaaaaattcactgaatttataaatattaatcttcaattttattattaaattacaaaaaacattatatctttttttttagaacaaattgatatgcaattggtgcaaaataaagaaaaaaaaatgattgtgttttataatagtgtctgaaattgatccaatttatcaaagctatgggtaaaattgctcttggctacaaacattagggggtaaaattgcaccattttagacgttaggggtaaaattattcaacgttaggggtatttttgcaccttaactctAAAAAAAAGCAGAATAGATAGAGGCAGCAAATCGTTTTCAAGCTATGATAGATCGTAGATGTCAATTGCCACCTCGTAATCGTCGATCTACTTAGCATTAGAAGTTTTTTTTAAGACATTTTGTATCGAATAGCAATTATgtactaaaatatatttttttcaaaaaaatatttacacAGAGTTTTGCCCCttcctcaaatcctggatccggCACTGCATCTCACTCAGTTACATTTTATCTTCGTCTATTTTGTTCGATGCGATCAAGTTTATGTTCTGCtcttcttttcatttttgcATTGATTGACTAATAGTTAGAATCAATAGCCCCATTAAATCGAGTCAAACTGTTCAAGTTGTAATTGAATTAGTGATCCGGGATGGCATGAACTTTAATCCAAATTCCCTAAATATGTGGATTAATTACATTAAAAATATGAAGATTTGGGAACTTTTTTGTGTTGAGTTCGGCCTTCCATAATTGATCTTACATCATAATATGTAATGTAGCTGCAAAATATTACTACATAGAGTCTATGTAGACTAATATTAGAGGGACCTGTATCCGTCCCTGCGGATGCTGTATTTTGTTCAGCTGTTGGTGTTTACCGACGGCTTATCAAATTTGACTCGAGAACTCATCAAATTAAAGTAACATCAAATTAGTAGAAATCACCATAAACTAATTGATCTTCATAAAACCAGTTCAAGAACTGTGTTAAAGACAAATTTTAATGGGtttttattttggattgaaaagGAAATTTGATAAAGAGTTAATTATCAACTTGTATTTGATCAGACAAACAGCCAACTTGGTCCTCAAACTCTTTGAGATTTCCTTTAGGATTATGTTGAAACCTCTCTATCTTGAAGTACTTCATATCCACTCCTTTTGCCTCTCCATTCAGGGCCATGTCGGCCAGAATCCGTCCGACGATAGGTGCCATCTTGAACCCGTGACCTGAAAACCCACCGCCAACCACCACATCTTTCCCAAACCCGCTCTCGGAAAGAAAATCCAACACATAATCCTCATCGGGAGTCATGGAATACATACATAATTGAGTAGCTACCGGTCCTGCCTCATCAACAAGTCCTAAATAGGGGTGTCAAAACATTATAATCATGTTATGTAATCTATTGTGATAATACATAcatatttctaaaaaatatatgaaatacGGGTACGGCAGGGATacggtaaattttatattatatttatatatatatatatatttatatattatttataatgaaaattcaaaagatacataaatatataaatcacaagTCACATTCATAGAGTCattataaaaccacaaataaTACTCATAAGTCattataaaacaaacaaaaatagaGACGAGTCGcagtaaaaaaaatagaactcGGACAAAATTTGAAGTTGTACGATGATGAATTTGGACAGAAAAAGTCGACCAAGTCGAAGAAGTCAAGTCGACTAGAAGAGCCAGTTATGTGAACCAGGAGATTTTTGATATAGGGTTCGTTCGataaaagagagaagaagactAATTGATTTagaaatttcaatttttgtacCCGTATGTACTTAGTGGGGTAgagttaatttaattgtaatcCTTATACTTTCAGAGTTTTTCTAAAAAAACCCTATacttttaaagttttaaaaagAAACCCCTAAAGTATCTCCGAAATATTCCTGGCGTATCCCCGACATGTCTcccaattaaaaaagaaaaggaaaaaggggaTACTTCCCAGTCGTATCCCGTACGTATCCCGCCATGTTCTCGTACTCGGAGTATCGGATACGTGTACGTTGACCTCGCTTCATTTTAGCTTAAATGTTTGTGAAATGGTACTAATTTGACAATAGATAACGGAACTTTAAGCTAAATTGATATCATTTCACAAACGTTGAGACAGGTCAAGTGGTGTTATTAGGACTAAATTGATATAATTTCACAGGCATTGAACGGTTATTTTGTAGCTTTGACTAAATTGACAATTCCCATAAATTCTTGAGATGAAATTTCTATCCTATCCCAAAATTTTCTACCTTAATGGATTTTATCAAGTGAATTAGTGATAATAAATACCTGTAGGAAAATTTTAGGGTACTCTTGGAGTAATACTTCCGAGTAATGAATTCACGGCACATGCATTTAGatctaatacatcaccagctctatgaacttgtccataatagtatattggctctctgaactttgcaagtgccTCGCCAGCTCTTTGAACTTGATTATTCCGTATCACCAACTCTCTAattttgtccataaaagtagattagcttcttgaaatttataaatgtctcaccaactccctaaacttactTAGTCGGtaacaattaaatacaaaaaccataatactaattCTCAATTCTCATCCATTctatctctcaaacctgcaaaatcaactcttataataggttgaaagatatgagaagataaaaaaattacctctcggaataagcaagtttagggaatttgtgagacacttataaaatTGGCCTAATGCTTCCCCAACCCCCTttacttgtccaaattggtcattttaccccctcaactcatcgaatgtcctatttaccctcttaactccataaaagtggtattcctcacccccttaacttgtccatttatcccccaactcatagaatgttctatttatccccttaactccataaaagtggtattttttaccccttacaatccgttatcgaagcctaaattgataattttttttaaacgttaaaccaatatttatgttattttgtaaatggaacctaaattgatacttccccaaaaatcataggcctattttggtacattatccctccatataatgtatttaacttgtttatattaatgttcttgttattagtatttttattcgttctttctcttttcaactttttttactactataaaaggataagaaataccgtttttatggagttaagaaagtaaataggatcataagtggtgtaaaataccacttttatagagttaaagggggtaaataggatattcgatgagttgagaaggggtaaaatgacaaatttggacaagtgaaagggggtgagaaataccatttttaggGAGTTAAGGGAGTAAATAGGACactcgatgagttggaggggtaaaatgaccaatttggacaagttaaggggactggagaagcattaagctTATAAAATTCAATGAACTAATCTACATGGATGAGTTTAGGAAgatggtgatacgaaataatcaaATTCAAGAAGCTGATAAAacatttgcaaagttcagtGAATCAATCTAATAATTTTCATTAGTCGGGAGTATTGTGTCGGACTACTGTAAAATTTCACCTGATTGTATtactaaaactgaaaattatgTTAAATACCTGAAAATCTCTCCTTTATCCATTCCTTCAAGATACTCAATGAAATCCCAGGACTCCAAGGCCTCTTATCCGGATCACAAGAACATCCGCCGTGCACGGCGATCTTCATCAGACCGGGAAACTCCAACGCCGGCGTACCATATATATACGGCTGACCATAGCTAGCAAACGTCGGAAAACCACCGCCGATAGTAAAATCATTTTCATTCCCTTCCTTAATCCTCCAATAACAAACTACCGTCTCCAAAGCTTCCACCGGAAGTTCAACTCCGGCGCCGACCTTTTTAACTAACTTCCTAACCCAAGCTCCGGCTGTAATAACACATTTCTCCGACCAAAATCTCTCTCCACTTTTAGTCTCCACCCAAACTCCCCCCTTCTCTCCGGCATTGACTACGGCGTTGACTTCAGTATTATCCTTCAAAACGGCGCCGTTTCTGAACGCTAATTGTTGATACATTGAAACTGCCTTTGTAGGTTTGATGACTCCACCGAGCTCTGTATAAACCCCAACCCAATTCTCCGGTATGTTAATCTTGCCGGAGAATTTTTCCACCACCTGTTGACGGTTGAGGATTTGGTAGGGGATTGAGTTTTTCCGGCAGCTAGAGATTAGAGATCGGAGACTTTTGTCGTCCGATGGTCCCATATCGAAGTGTGGAGATTTGAAATAAACATTGAATCCGGCTTCTGATTGTGCTTTCTCCCAAAGGTGTGAAGATTTAACGGCCATGGCGGTGTAGTAATCCTCCGGGTAAGTTGATCGGATTGTTCTTGATTCGCCGTGAGATGATCCTCGGTGGTGTAAGAAATCGAATTGCTCTAGAAGAAGTGTTTTTTTCCCTCTTTTTGCTAGTTCATAGGCGGTGGAGCTTCCCATTATGCCGGCTCCGACGACTATGACCTCGTATTCTTCGCCGGAATACTCCATTTTCTGTTGATTTCTGGGTGGGGGAGTTTGAGCAGACTATGGAGCTTTTAAGGTAGAACtccttaaaaaataaataaataaataaatttcaaataaaactcatcTGGTACtattaattttcaaataaaatactattgatttactttttttcaaagtaaggactctggttttcaactttagtaaaaTAAGGTCTTTTTCGattaatactattaaaatcattattgacgatttcaaaaatgacatattttaaaaactactaatattctaagcaaatTTAATTcctcaacttttttattttgagattatttagatgatgtttagtaaagagagagaaagttaatgtttagagagagaaagtttcaaaaatgatgattttcgaaaatcgaaaatgtagttccatagcaaatatgatattgaacaactttaattcttgaaaatttttattttcaggtcgttaaagatggttttgaTAGCATTAATTCAAAAGGTCATTGTTTTATCAagagtgtgaaacctcaatactcgttttgacaaaaagtaaaccacagtcctttatctgaaaattagtgaaaccacatgggttttatttgaaattaaaaaaaaaaaaaaaaaaaaagacacatGTTGGGATTTAATTCCATGATTGGCCTtctatttttccaaattaagtttatttatttttattattttttgtccAATAAGTTATTGATGATGTTCATGCATATGTATAGATAAGAACAAAAGAATAGTGGTTTGTTGTTGGGCATATTGTTGCTATTGATAATGCCAAATATGATGACCTAATGGTTCACCTTCAATGTGAAGGGAGCAGGGACcgttttgaaaagaaaaaaaagtttatATGTAGTGTTTGGGTTACTCAATGGGAATGATAGTGTAGTTTTTAATTGACATAATACTCGTTAGAATCCTTAAACTAaagtttcaaagtcaattaggacattaactatcaaaatcatcaatcagaattttcaactaagcaaaaatcatcaattaaggctttatcgaaaatcattccgTTGAACAGTTTCATGTTCTCTTCCTCAAACCCATTTTGAAACAATACAaagattattacagtctatatcaaatagtcacagtttctgattttaggataggatgagaactcaattaatgatttttgcttagttcagggACTTGATTagtgattttgatagtttaggttCTCAATTGACTTTGAAACTTTAGTTTGAGACCCAAATGGGTGTAATGCCAATTCAAATACTTGGATTTTTCTTttggataaggtacaaaaataccccttaACGTTTATAGCCAtgagtaattttatctctaacgtctaaaatgtgCAATTTTGCTCTTAACATTATTattcaagagcaattttatccctaacgctGGCAAATTTGgttaatttcagacattatatatatatatatatatatatatatatatatatatatatatagttccttattctgcatcaATTGTATATTCGTTGtttctaaaagaaaaaagaaatcattttttttatgatttaataatagaattgaagattaatatttttaaattcggtgaactagttgaatttttttatccaattcgtacaaaatacaatatatttttttccacgtctaattttataattgtaatatgttactaattagtgataaaaataATGCACATATGAAGTCTAAATGACTAGATTCATGACTGAAAAGACAGTTTAGGacttatttctcaaattgatctaGCTTATCAATGTTAAGGTTAAAATTACTTTTGCTTCCAATATTAAAGGtgaaattatatcattttagatattagatataaaattgcttttgaatGTAAACGTCAgaggtatttttgtactttatccctttctttttctcttttttatttttcaattacgATAAAGAAAAAAGTATTGTGATTTAGGCcccttttttatataaaaaaaaatgaaaaagaaaaaaaatttatggaTAATTGAAAAAACGTGACGTAAAAAAGGATGAAATACGCTAAAAGAGgggtgaaaaaataaaaaaaaaaacgtgaaaaattaTGTCTTATGCTTATTTGAAACATAAGTATTTCAATTTAGGATTTGTTTATTAAATTGATGTATGACTTGTTAGATTTTAtagaaaatttatatataatatgattttttttttagaaatatgatataattgattttattaatttatgtgtttgtaatttattttttatatataatataaatttttttttaatcaaatataaatttttttagaaatataatatgatataattgatttatttttttttttttttggtagaaaaggaaaagaaaaacgaataacaacaaactacccaggaatttgcctagggaagctaaccccaatcctatcttctaagagaagatgagagatgaaactaggggaaacaggaagggtagtaacgcctaacgtcccttcatggcccgccgccgccaagcgatcagcaacacgattctgctccctaaaaatgtgtctgaactctacgaactcaaaggaggagcaaagccttataatagctttgatgaggttgcgactgttaagacccatagaatgattctcagaaatcattttgattgcttccaaattatcagactccacagagagcctcttaacacccagccttttagcaagattgattccagtaagaatagcccagagctccgcagaaaaggaagaacccaaccctaaattctgggagaacccagaaagccagacgccccctacatctctaaacacacctccagccgcaatcttaccgttactgaggcaggaaccatcagtattcagcttcacaaccccctctcttggcctgctccatcccacgagatggacatcacaacactgagaggctctggcaagggactctcctttgaaactatcgataatagagaaaagttttttcgagaagaaatcagctaagtttgtcataaaaacagttttatctccaaaaatctcctcgtttctccatttccaaacttggtgacagataatagcaaagaaaatgtcaccatgctccatgtatggaagcaactttcctctaacaccatcagagaaccagtcgacctcagaatgtgccatgaaggaagagaaaatatggtgtgggagaattttcctccaaacctctttactattagagcaatctctaagagcatggcacaaagtctcaacatggcctctgcatctactgcaagctccagaatcagccaagtgccttctgtgcctatccgaattagtaagaagcctgtccttaacgcccagccacaggaaactcctaatacggaaaggaactttaagggtccaaatcgacttccacacatccgagggaggatcagatctaaagagagagaaagcttcaaaggccgatttgcaagaataaactccattgttagtcagcgcccaacagtgcctatccaagtcttcctcttgattactcaccttcactccccgcattctaaggagagtctcaaggctaaagaaagtatcaaactttgaccagatccagtccccttccgagtcaaccatatcggcaatcctccagttgcgtatatcactaggcgggggggaagaacacacctcaattaacggtttatccccaatccagttatcaaaccagaaactaatggacttaccattccccacctccaagccaactcccaagcagaactcatcaaacacagcactaagtcctttccagaggaaggaacaattagcaactctctctttcgggcccccgaagattttgtctttccgatacttaccacaaaggaggcgaacccaaagagagaaagggttttgccacatacgccaaaggagtttcaacTCTCGCATATACCCTGTCGCATTCAGAGTCATGTCGCATTTGCGGTCGCATTTGGTGTAGCATGTCGCATTTGCGGTCGTATTTCGTTGTATCATGTCGCATGTTTGTCGCATTTTGCTGTAGCATGTCGCATTTGAGTCGCATTTACATATGAATTggctttattatgttttttatcacgTGTCCATTTTACTAAATGTAGAAGTATGTCAACCAAAGAGAGGTGTACGTGTTTTTTATCTTGGAACGGACTACGGGCCACATATATCATGTTGAAATATTTTGTGAGGTTAattattttattctattttacattattattattagaaattataattttataatcttAATATCATTTTTGTTATTATATACTTGAATATATTTTTCAGGTATGTGGAGGAAAAAAAATAGCAAGACATGATTTTAAAAATGGTACTTTTCACATGTGAAACATCAAGTCGCTGTAGTATAGTGGTAAGTATTCCCGCCTGTCACCCGGGTGACCCGGGTTCGATTCCCAGCAACGGTgtttttttcatgatttttctccttttttcaTTTCGTAGATCTTACTATGtccgagtttttttttttgctaaattcttCAAGATTCGATAGGCTATTACGTAAGtgttggataaaataaaatgatgtttaaaattgattttagttttaattaaattaaaaacagtTTGATTTGAGAAGctgttttataaactaaatGTTGCAAACTTATGCAACCAATTAGGATGAACAATAATCATTATAAAAGGTCAGATGGACCAGTTGATTTGGAATGACACAAAAAATGGGCATTATTCAGTAAAAAGCGCATATAGACTCGCAATGGATGTACTGGTTGATAACAGGGAGTTGCATATGGAGGGAGAGTGGCGTCTGATGTGGTCAGCAACTGTGCCTCTTAAGGTGCGTTACTTTTGTTGGCATCTGATCCGAAACTGCATTCCTACACGTGTCAGACTGCGTTGTAGGGGATAGACATTGGAGATGGTTGTGTTTTGTGCGCGCAGGACATTGAGGATGTCTGGCACTTGTTCTTGTTATGCCCGAAAGTTCAGGAGGTTTGACGAGTGGCGGGTCTATTCGATCAGATTCAATTGAAGGCGGCACAGGCTTCAAACTTTGCttcactatttttttatttatgcaGGTCTCTGAGTAGCAGCAGCTTTGAACGTTTCCTAGTGTTGATGTGGAGTTGGTGGCGTTCCCGGAACAAGTAGCTTTAGAAGCAGACGGTTAGCTCGGCTGAAACAATTGTGTCGGGTGGGCTATGGTGCTTGATGGAATGGCAGCAAGTGCAGTGCAGTCGGGGCTTTGGAAGGATGAACCTGACATTAACACCGTGCGAGAAATTTTGGCACCACCCGCCTGCTGGTAGCCTGTCGTGCTGTACTGATATGAGTACATTCACGATACTTGGTAAAATGGGCGGTGTTGTTGCTGTTCGTCGCACAGACGGTTCTTTCGTGAAGGCTCAGACATTTCTATTCGACGGGTTGATGGAGGTCTGGGAGGGGGGGCATGGGCTCTCTTGCAGGCTAAGCAATGGATGCAGGATCTAAAGCACGAAGCTGTTAATTTTGAAACCGACTCGCATGAAACCTGGAAGGGGATTCACTCCACTGTGGCCGACATTTCTGAGTTTGGAGACATTATCGACCAAATTCAATCTATCTTGGCCACCAGCAACAGGTTTACTGTCTGTTACATTAGACGACAAGCAAATGGCTTAGCTCATTTCTTGGTACGAGCAGCCTCATAACATGCTAGCCATGTTATTTTTGATGTTTTACCAAGTTTTATTCCCTTATCTGCACTTAATTTTTATCGTTTAACGACCCATTAATGCAATTTCCGTTCAAACAAAATcattataaaacaaaaaaaatattttctaatttaaaaagaaaaaaattgtaatattaaaaaaagttgtATACAATTTTTTTTGCGTGTTTTCTTTATTATTAGCTTTAAACTTGTGCAATGCAcgagatttttttttccatttcgtaatttatatatatatatatatatatatcaaaaaattaatgaaaatataaattgaaatattattcGATATTTATGTTAAAGCAATATAATtagatataataaataatttactttatattattaaaatattattgaaaattatattttaagtataattatatgttttagttttttttaactaaattgATTATGTATAAAAACCAAATGAACATATATGATTTGACATGTTTTATAATCTTCTTTGGCTATTTTCATGTTGAAACAAATAATCAatagatattattttcggtTAAATCTAATAAATAATTTAGTATTCGATTGAGTCAAAATAAATTAATGTTTGAAAACCTTTTATCTAATACTACAATCCATCAGTGTTCGTTTAAATCttcaatttaatattaaatttataagaaATAGATATTTAAACAACAATTTAGAaatgcttaatatatcatttgtctcctgaacttgtccaaaaagcttgattcgtcccctgaacttttaaagtgtcccgataacaccctgaacttgcataaaatatttagttagccccttgaacttacgtaaaatgtaatcaattaatcactcgattgtaaaaaaaaaataaattaaatgtggaagatatgttgcacgtatctttaaaaagtaaaacgatcaaaGTTAGGGTATCTTTTAGGGGCTGCACTTTTCAAAGATGGAGCGGTTGTTGTGATGATTGGAGCTAACCTTGAAATGGACAAGGAATTTCCTTTCGTGGAGCTAAACTATGTAGTTCAACAATTCCTGTAAGGTACTCAAAATGTGACGGTGGATGCTATGAAGTGGTAGAACATAGAAAGCATCTAGGGAAAGGTAGATTGCTATGTCCCTGTTCAAGGAACGACAACATTGTACCACTTCAAGACGAAGACATGAAGAGTGAACTTGAATATTAGTCGTTAGCTGAAGGAAGGTAACCATAGTTAACTAAATTAGAGTTAGCTCATGGTTAACAAACACTTAAAATTTGTTAAGATGTTAGGAGTAACATGACAcgtgtcaaaaaataaaagagataCACGTAAAGGGACACGTATCATAAATAAAGTTCGtcatataaaaaaaagtcaacaaacaaaaaataaaaagagcgTAGGCTACATATCTTTTTATGGATTTGTTTTTGGATTTTGGAAAACAATACGCGCAAGGAGTGTGGCGCGATTTTCAATCGTGATTCTCGTCCAACCACAACGACACATCTTTCTTATTCTCTCTCTCTCGTGTGTGTCTTCACCTCCAACGATTCCAATTTGTCAGGAATGTCGCTCAATCCAACGACTTTCCAAATTTGAGAGAATTTCTAAATTCTCTCTCTAGCGGTTGGATgcattttataaattacaaattgGTCCCTATTTGGAGTGAAAAATAGCGATAATAGTCCCTATTTGAGTGACAAATTACAAATTATCTCATTTTAATGGACAAAC comes from Euphorbia lathyris chromosome 8, ddEupLath1.1, whole genome shotgun sequence and encodes:
- the LOC136203413 gene encoding probable sarcosine oxidase, which encodes MEYSGEEYEVIVVGAGIMGSSTAYELAKRGKKTLLLEQFDFLHHRGSSHGESRTIRSTYPEDYYTAMAVKSSHLWEKAQSEAGFNVYFKSPHFDMGPSDDKSLRSLISSCRKNSIPYQILNRQQVVEKFSGKINIPENWVGVYTELGGVIKPTKAVSMYQQLAFRNGAVLKDNTEVNAVVNAGEKGGVWVETKSGERFWSEKCVITAGAWVRKLVKKVGAGVELPVEALETVVCYWRIKEGNENDFTIGGGFPTFASYGQPYIYGTPALEFPGLMKIAVHGGCSCDPDKRPWSPGISLSILKEWIKERFSGLVDEAGPVATQLCMYSMTPDEDYVLDFLSESGFGKDVVVGGGFSGHGFKMAPIVGRILADMALNGEAKGVDMKYFKIERFQHNPKGNLKEFEDQVGCLSDQIQVDN